A section of the Lampris incognitus isolate fLamInc1 chromosome 8, fLamInc1.hap2, whole genome shotgun sequence genome encodes:
- the LOC130116752 gene encoding uncharacterized protein DDB_G0271670-like: SSSSSSSSSSSSSSSSSSSSSSSSSSSSSSSSSSSSGSSSSSCSSSSSSSSSSSSSSSSSSSSSSSSSSSSSSSISSSSSSSSSSSSSSSSSSSSSSSSSSSSSSSSSSSSSSSSSSSSSSISSSSSISSSSSSSSSSSSSSSSSSSCSSSSSSSSSSSSSSSSSSSSSSSSSSSSSSSSSSSSSSISSSSSSSSSSSSSSSSSSSSSSSSSSSSSSSSS, from the coding sequence agtagtagtagcagtagtagcagtagcagcagtagtagtagcagtagtagtagcagtagtagtagcagtagcagtagtagtagcagtagtagtagtagcagtagtagtggcagtagcagtagtagttgtagtagcagtagtagtagtagtagtagtagcagtagtagcagtagtagtagcagtagtagcagtagtagtagtagcagtagtagtagtagcagtattagtagcagtagtagcagtagtagtagtagtagcagcagtagtagtagcagtagtagcagcagtagtagtagcagtagtagtagcagtagtagtagtagcagtagtagtagcagtagcagcagcagtagtagtagtagtatcagcagtagtagtagtatcagcagtagtagtagtagcagtagtagtagcagtagcagcagtagtagcagtagtagttgtagtagtagtagcagtagtagtagcagtagcagtagtagtagcagtagcagtagtagtagcagtagtagtagcagtagtagcagtagtagtagtagtagcagtagtagtagcagtattagtagcagtagcagcagtagcagtagtagcagtagcagtagtagtagtagtagtagcagtagtagcagtagtagcagtagtagtagcagtagtagtagc